One window from the genome of Musa acuminata AAA Group cultivar baxijiao chromosome BXJ1-4, Cavendish_Baxijiao_AAA, whole genome shotgun sequence encodes:
- the LOC103980156 gene encoding non-specific lipid transfer protein GPI-anchored 13: MAPCAAIGSLCSPQGTTWLLQPTIKAIVVATAPFSLFLSPRERLGHDHSNCTPLSVVHKCSPLMAANSPSSSSFSSLLLLVLLALSFVIRPASSDTASDLQECGSQLIGLQTCIPYVEGTAQAPTPDCCTGLKDVVAKSPKCLCVLVKDHDDPQLPIKINLTRALALPNACNTPVNISACPKLLNLPPNSKEAEIFKQAGSAAQANATATTSPPSTPASDGGGSSNHSRWRGWVAMETVVGCVLYTVMHLLLVST, from the exons ATGGCTCCTTGTGCTGCTATCGGCTCCTTGTGTAGTCCACAAGGAACGACATGGCTCCTCCAACCCACCATAAAAGCCATTGTTGTTGCCACCGCTCCCTTCTCACTCTTCCTTTCCCCTAGGGAACGGCTGGGGCATGACCACAGCAACTGCACGCCTCTCAGTGTAGTCCACAAGTGTAGTCCTCTCATGGCGGCCAActccccctcctcttcctccttcagtTCACTTCTGCTGCTGGTCCTCCTGGCCTTGAGCTTCGTGATCCGCCCTGCCAGCTCCGACACCGCGAGCGACCTCCAGGAGTGCGGCAGCCAGTTGATCGGGTTGCAGACGTGCATCCCCTACGTGGAGGGGACGGCGCAGGCGCCCACGCCAGACTGCTGCACCGGCCTGAAGGACGTCGTCGCGAAGAGCCCCAAGTGCCTCTGCGTCCTGGTGAAGGACCATGATGACCCCCAGCTGCCCATCAAGATCAATCTAACCCGCGCTCTCGCCCTGCCCAACGCATGCAACACCCCCGTCAACATCTCCGCTTGCCCGA AGCTGCTGAACCTGCCACCGAACTCGAAGGAAGCCGAGATCTTCAAGCAGGCAGGGAGCGCAGCTCAAG CCAACGCCACCGCCACCACGTCTCCTCCCTCCACGCCTGCGAGCGACGGTGGCGGCAGCAGCAATCACTCAAGGTGGAGAGGGTGGGTGGCAATGGAAACTGTGGTGGGCTGTGTTCTTTATACTGTGATGCACCTTCTTCTGGTCTCCACTTGA